The genomic DNA AAGTACAtttctatttatgtatatgtatatatggactCAGTTGTGTATAATAAACCTACATTTGTAGAGCAAACGTTTTGCAAACATCTCGATCGGTTGTAGACCGAAGGTTTTAGGTTCCAGATCGTAATTCGTTGCTGATTGTACGGTATTTTactgtatttatattttggtgAGTTATTTTATAGCAGTTGATTAGAACATTTAGATGAATAGAACTGCTAGAAAATTCTTGATTGcttgcaaatattatttttatttaatttagtgtGTGCCTTTCAAGCGGTTGATCAAAGTGAGGCCATATTATTTATAGCTGgcttgttatcagaaacaataatatttaaaacatcgTCGTATTAAGgtgatataataattaataattatgcaTATTAAATAGTGCCACGTGGACATACAAATATGTCATACATGCCATAAACATTGTTAAATACATGTAAAATTTCCGTTACAAATACgcttttgttgaaaatatccTTTAATACTCCATTGAAATTTAAAGTGTTGGTGCgtgcaaattttaaaaattcatataattatttatttttgcttctgtacatatatatgtatatatttgtattaaattacgcttagttatgtaaataaatacaaggtTAAAGTCTGAAAATGCCAATGTCCATGTTATTATATTACACGCTATTATTAATTGCATCAGATGCAATTTTTCGTACATTCATTTCGCTCAAACGAATGCAATAACGTTTTACATGCTtttccgaaaacaaaaaaatgaattCAAATAACAACATGATAAACTATGCGAGTGCATATATCCAAGTCTAGTTGAACCGCTTAACGTGGAAAATGTATTGGACACGTCACTCTACTCTCACATCCACTTacacatgtacgtatgtataagtagtaaatatactCAAAGAAAGTCTGACAACAACTGAGCAAATAATGCATCTTTTGCTTATTATAGGAgtattgaaaatgttttgtgTTAGGTCTCATTTTCAACCaaattgaatatacatatatatatatattctatgtaCTTAACGGTGTCTATATCTAAAGGTGTTAATTGGTACCATTTGCTTCTTCCATTGCAGCCCGTTGACGAGCAGAAGCTAATATATTCCGGTCAGCTTTTGAATGATAACTTGCTGTTGAAGGATGTTATACGGAGCTACAAAGACGTTTATACACATAATCACATAATACATTTAGTGTATACACCGAAAAACTCTCTAAATAGCAATTTCAAACAGAAGCCGAAAGTTAGCGTTTCCTCGTCCTCCGCTAACATGAGTCACAGTGGTAATACCAGCGACGGGCTGCGGCAGCGTCATGTTGCAGGATCGAATTCTGCAAACGCTACACCTCAATAtaatgcacaacaacaatactatCAACAAtaccagcaacagcagcagaacTTTTTGTTGCCACAATTCAATCAACAATTACAAAATCTGCCGTGTCCTACATATGATCCTAACAACTCTCAAAATGTGTTGCCTTTTCCGATGCCTGGACAGTTCAATATTCAAGCTATGGCCACACAACAAGCTGCTATGTACCAATGGATGCAGCAGGTCTATTCGCAATATATGGAACAGTATACACGAATGTGAGTGAATTAATTGCGCATATATATCATTTcgattttaaaataacatatataactatatttatgaaattgcaATAATTATAGGGCTACTACCACGTCAACGCCAACTGGAATCGCCAATTTTTCTATGCCAAATATAGCAACAGCCACAGCAGCCAATTTGCCGGCAGTCGGTGTTAGTCCATTGGGTTTCAATCCTTTTCTACAACAGATGCCTTTTATAGCGCCAACCACAACGGCGGGTGTAGCTGCCGGCGGCGCTAACAATCCTGTGATATCGGCAGCGTCTTTGGCGCAAGCTGTGCCCGCTGCGGAGAGCAACACAGCTGCGGAGGCGGCTGTTGGCGAGCAACCCCAACAGGCGCAGGCACAGCCAGAACGGCAACAAGCAGTTGCGCCACGTT from Bactrocera oleae isolate idBacOlea1 chromosome 3, idBacOlea1, whole genome shotgun sequence includes the following:
- the Herp gene encoding homocysteine-responsive endoplasmic reticulum-resident ubiquitin-like domain member 2 protein, whose translation is MNETTAATTSSTTSSAAAVADSASAVATTKTASTVNSAGSVASASIPTTTTTAKATSVKLLIKASNQQYEDQILDIDLLWTVKRLKTHLEMVYPNKPPVDEQKLIYSGQLLNDNLLLKDVIRSYKDVYTHNHIIHLVYTPKNSLNSNFKQKPKVSVSSSSANMSHSGNTSDGLRQRHVAGSNSANATPQYNAQQQYYQQYQQQQQNFLLPQFNQQLQNLPCPTYDPNNSQNVLPFPMPGQFNIQAMATQQAAMYQWMQQVYSQYMEQYTRMATTTSTPTGIANFSMPNIATATAANLPAVGVSPLGFNPFLQQMPFIAPTTTAGVAAGGANNPVISAASLAQAVPAAESNTAAEAAVGEQPQQAQAQPERQQAVAPRFPNIVQEEQENRDWLDSFFAITRLAIFLTILYFNSSPLRCLAVVIIAGGIYLYHIGVLRLRNERNNNNINRNNNAADADQIRRGVRQVQQAAQADERRNPENDGAAADPAADSQQAATVAAGAESTAPAAAEAIENINNTASVISVLRTFVVTFFTSLLPETPTL